Proteins co-encoded in one Capsicum annuum cultivar UCD-10X-F1 chromosome 9, UCD10Xv1.1, whole genome shotgun sequence genomic window:
- the LOC107847477 gene encoding mRNA-capping enzyme isoform X1: MDLNALPQPEDDDEIFGQQLEDQEPIILHSDERADYVTSAVEISRREREERIQRLKRQHPDDRPAYPSQPRMRDEIFQTKRQKPSSRLPPGWLDCPAFGQEIGCIIPSKVPLDETFNDCVLPGKRYSFRQVLHQQRVLGRKLGMVIDLTNTTRYYSLSDWRKEGIKHVKIQCRGRGSVPDSESVNLFVYEVSQFLARQKHAKKHILVHCTHGHNRTGFMIVHYLMRTLSISVSQAIKIFSDARPPGIYKPDYIDALYAFYHEKKPEMVVCPPTPEWKRSSELDLNGDAMPDDDDDGGPEASLIDNREAQVVMSNDDVLGDAIPQDQQNYLRQFCYQALKMTPGGRGPQFPGSHPVSLDRDNLQLLRQRYYYATWKADGTRYMMLITMDGCFLVDRHFNFRRVQMRFPCRHTNEGLAEKTHHFTLLDGEMVIDTLPDTHKQERRYLIYDMMALNHVSVIERPFYERWRMIDKEVIGPRNYERQHIYQSRNPYYRYELEPFRVRRKDFLLLSTVTKLLKEFIPKLSHEADGLIFQGWDDPYVPRTHEGLLKWKYPEMNSVDFLFEVVEDRGLLYLHERGKKKPMDGNRVVFPDGSDPSDYSGKIIECSFDAINETWVWMRTRVDKATPNDYNTYRKVMRSITDNITEEVLLNEIAEIIELPMYADRIQSDSKAHVRRR, from the exons ATGGATCTGAATGCCTTGCCACAGCCAGAGGACGATGATGAGATTTTTGGACAACAATTAGAAGATCAAGAACCTATTATATTACATAGTGACGAGCGTGCAGATTATGTCACAAGTGCTGTAGAGATTTCACGTCGC GAGCGGGAGGAAAGGATTCAAAGACTTAAAAGACAACATCCAGATGATAGGCCAGCATATCCATCTCAACCACGAATGCGGGATGAGATCTTTCAGACAAAGAGACAGAAGCCCAGCAGCAGACTTCCTCCAg GTTGGTTGGATTGTCCTGCATTTGGACAGGAGATAGGTTGTATTATTCCTTCAAAGGTTCCATTGGATGAAACTTTCAACGATTGTGTTCTTCCGGGCAAAAGATACTCGTTTAGGCAAGTCCTCCATCAACAGAGAGTTTTAGGAAGAAAA CTTGGTATGGTGATTGATCTCACCAATACAACTCGATACTACTCATTGTCAGATTGGAGGAAAGAAGGCATCAAGCATGTAAAG ATTCAATGCAGAGGCCGTGGTTCTGTACCTGACAGTGAGTCAGTAAATTTATTTGTCTATGag GTTTCACAATTTCTTGCCCGTCAGAAACATGCAAAGAAGCATATTCTTGTCCATTGCACACATGGGCATAATCGCACTGGGTTTATGATCGTTCATTATCTTATGCGTACGCTGTCGATATCTGTCAGCCAG GCAATTAAAATTTTTTCTGATGCTCGTCCTCCTGGGATCTATAAGCCTGACTATATCGATGCCTTATATGCCTTCTATCATGAGAAAAAACCTGAAATGGTTGTTTGTCCTCCAACACCTGAGTGGAAAAGATCTTCTGAGCTTGATTTGAATGGCGATGCTATGCCGGATGACGATGATGATGGAGGTCCTGAGGCTTCTTTGATT GACAATCGTGAAGCACAAGTAGTAATGTCAAATGATGACGTTTTGGGAGATGCAATCCCACAAGATCAGCAAAATTATTTACGACAGTTCTGTTATCAAGCACTGAAAATGACCCCAGGG GGTAGAGGCCCACAATTTCCTGGCTCACATCCAGTCTCTCTTGACAG GGACAACTTGCAGTTATTAAGGCAGCGTTACTACTATGCCACATGGAAGGCTGATGGGACACGGTATATGATGCTGATCACGATGGATGGTTGTTTCTTAGTTGATAGGCATTTCAACTTCCGGAGGGTTCAGATGAGATTTCCGTGCAGACACACTAATGAA GGTTTAGCCGAAAAGACCCACCACTTCACTTTACTTGATGGAGAGATGGTAATTGATACTTTGCCTGACACACACAAGCAGGAAAGGAGATACCTAATTTATGATATGATGGCCCTGAACCATGTGTCTGTCATTGAG CGGCCCTTTTATGAACGGTGGAGAATGATCGACAAAGAAGTGATTGGGCCAAGGAATTATGAACGTCAACATATATACCAGAGTAGAAACCCTTACTATAGATATGAGTTGGAGCCTTTCAGG GTGAGGAGGAAGGATTTTCTTCTGCTCTCTACTGTCACAAAGCTTCTCAAAGAATTTATCCCAAAGCTTTCACATGAAGCTGATGGTCTTATTTTTCAG GGTTGGGATGATCCTTATGTTCCTCGCACGCACGAGGGTCTCTTGAAGTGGAAATACCCTGAAATGAACTCGGTTGACTTCCTGTTTGAG GTGGTCGAGGATCGTGGGTTGCTTTATCTACACGAACGAGGGAAGAAGAAACCAATGGACGGGAATAGAGTTGTTTTCCCAG ACGGTTCTGATCCGTCAGATTACTCTGGTAAAATAATAGAGTGCTCTTTTGATGCCATTAACGAAACATGGGTGTGGATGAGGACCAGAGTCGATAAAGCAACTCCGAATGATTACAACACGTACAGAAAG GTGATGAGAAGTATTACTGACAACATCACCGAAGAAGTGTTGTTGAATGAGATCGCTGAGATTATTGAACTACCAATGTATGCGGATAGGATACAGAGTGATAGCAAAGCTCATGTACGACGCAGATGA
- the LOC107847477 gene encoding mRNA-capping enzyme isoform X2: MDLNALPQPEDDDEIFGQQLEDQEPIILHSDERADYVTSAVEISRREREERIQRLKRQHPDDRPAYPSQPRMRDEIFQTKRQKPSSRLPPGWLDCPAFGQEIGCIIPSKVPLDETFNDCVLPGKRYSFRQVLHQQRVLGRKLGMVIDLTNTTRYYSLSDWRKEGIKHVKIQCRGRGSVPDSESVNLFVYEVSQFLARQKHAKKHILVHCTHGHNRTGFMIVHYLMRTLSISVSQAIKIFSDARPPGIYKPDYIDALYAFYHEKKPEMVVCPPTPEWKRSSELDLNGDAMPDDDDDGGPEASLIDNREAQVVMSNDDVLGDAIPQDQQNYLRQFCYQALKMTPGGRGPQFPGSHPVSLDRDNLQLLRQRYYYATWKADGTRYMMLITMDGCFLVDRHFNFRRVQMRFPCRHTNEGLAEKTHHFTLLDGEMVIDTLPDTHKQERRYLIYDMMALNHVSVIERPFYERWRMIDKEVIGPRNYERQHIYQSRNPYYRYELEPFRVRRKDFLLLSTVTKLLKEFIPKLSHEADGLIFQVVEDRGLLYLHERGKKKPMDGNRVVFPDGSDPSDYSGKIIECSFDAINETWVWMRTRVDKATPNDYNTYRKVMRSITDNITEEVLLNEIAEIIELPMYADRIQSDSKAHVRRR, encoded by the exons ATGGATCTGAATGCCTTGCCACAGCCAGAGGACGATGATGAGATTTTTGGACAACAATTAGAAGATCAAGAACCTATTATATTACATAGTGACGAGCGTGCAGATTATGTCACAAGTGCTGTAGAGATTTCACGTCGC GAGCGGGAGGAAAGGATTCAAAGACTTAAAAGACAACATCCAGATGATAGGCCAGCATATCCATCTCAACCACGAATGCGGGATGAGATCTTTCAGACAAAGAGACAGAAGCCCAGCAGCAGACTTCCTCCAg GTTGGTTGGATTGTCCTGCATTTGGACAGGAGATAGGTTGTATTATTCCTTCAAAGGTTCCATTGGATGAAACTTTCAACGATTGTGTTCTTCCGGGCAAAAGATACTCGTTTAGGCAAGTCCTCCATCAACAGAGAGTTTTAGGAAGAAAA CTTGGTATGGTGATTGATCTCACCAATACAACTCGATACTACTCATTGTCAGATTGGAGGAAAGAAGGCATCAAGCATGTAAAG ATTCAATGCAGAGGCCGTGGTTCTGTACCTGACAGTGAGTCAGTAAATTTATTTGTCTATGag GTTTCACAATTTCTTGCCCGTCAGAAACATGCAAAGAAGCATATTCTTGTCCATTGCACACATGGGCATAATCGCACTGGGTTTATGATCGTTCATTATCTTATGCGTACGCTGTCGATATCTGTCAGCCAG GCAATTAAAATTTTTTCTGATGCTCGTCCTCCTGGGATCTATAAGCCTGACTATATCGATGCCTTATATGCCTTCTATCATGAGAAAAAACCTGAAATGGTTGTTTGTCCTCCAACACCTGAGTGGAAAAGATCTTCTGAGCTTGATTTGAATGGCGATGCTATGCCGGATGACGATGATGATGGAGGTCCTGAGGCTTCTTTGATT GACAATCGTGAAGCACAAGTAGTAATGTCAAATGATGACGTTTTGGGAGATGCAATCCCACAAGATCAGCAAAATTATTTACGACAGTTCTGTTATCAAGCACTGAAAATGACCCCAGGG GGTAGAGGCCCACAATTTCCTGGCTCACATCCAGTCTCTCTTGACAG GGACAACTTGCAGTTATTAAGGCAGCGTTACTACTATGCCACATGGAAGGCTGATGGGACACGGTATATGATGCTGATCACGATGGATGGTTGTTTCTTAGTTGATAGGCATTTCAACTTCCGGAGGGTTCAGATGAGATTTCCGTGCAGACACACTAATGAA GGTTTAGCCGAAAAGACCCACCACTTCACTTTACTTGATGGAGAGATGGTAATTGATACTTTGCCTGACACACACAAGCAGGAAAGGAGATACCTAATTTATGATATGATGGCCCTGAACCATGTGTCTGTCATTGAG CGGCCCTTTTATGAACGGTGGAGAATGATCGACAAAGAAGTGATTGGGCCAAGGAATTATGAACGTCAACATATATACCAGAGTAGAAACCCTTACTATAGATATGAGTTGGAGCCTTTCAGG GTGAGGAGGAAGGATTTTCTTCTGCTCTCTACTGTCACAAAGCTTCTCAAAGAATTTATCCCAAAGCTTTCACATGAAGCTGATGGTCTTATTTTTCAG GTGGTCGAGGATCGTGGGTTGCTTTATCTACACGAACGAGGGAAGAAGAAACCAATGGACGGGAATAGAGTTGTTTTCCCAG ACGGTTCTGATCCGTCAGATTACTCTGGTAAAATAATAGAGTGCTCTTTTGATGCCATTAACGAAACATGGGTGTGGATGAGGACCAGAGTCGATAAAGCAACTCCGAATGATTACAACACGTACAGAAAG GTGATGAGAAGTATTACTGACAACATCACCGAAGAAGTGTTGTTGAATGAGATCGCTGAGATTATTGAACTACCAATGTATGCGGATAGGATACAGAGTGATAGCAAAGCTCATGTACGACGCAGATGA
- the LOC107847477 gene encoding mRNA-capping enzyme isoform X3 yields the protein MRDEIFQTKRQKPSSRLPPGWLDCPAFGQEIGCIIPSKVPLDETFNDCVLPGKRYSFRQVLHQQRVLGRKLGMVIDLTNTTRYYSLSDWRKEGIKHVKIQCRGRGSVPDSESVNLFVYEVSQFLARQKHAKKHILVHCTHGHNRTGFMIVHYLMRTLSISVSQAIKIFSDARPPGIYKPDYIDALYAFYHEKKPEMVVCPPTPEWKRSSELDLNGDAMPDDDDDGGPEASLIDNREAQVVMSNDDVLGDAIPQDQQNYLRQFCYQALKMTPGGRGPQFPGSHPVSLDRDNLQLLRQRYYYATWKADGTRYMMLITMDGCFLVDRHFNFRRVQMRFPCRHTNEGLAEKTHHFTLLDGEMVIDTLPDTHKQERRYLIYDMMALNHVSVIERPFYERWRMIDKEVIGPRNYERQHIYQSRNPYYRYELEPFRVRRKDFLLLSTVTKLLKEFIPKLSHEADGLIFQGWDDPYVPRTHEGLLKWKYPEMNSVDFLFEVVEDRGLLYLHERGKKKPMDGNRVVFPDGSDPSDYSGKIIECSFDAINETWVWMRTRVDKATPNDYNTYRKVMRSITDNITEEVLLNEIAEIIELPMYADRIQSDSKAHVRRR from the exons ATGCGGGATGAGATCTTTCAGACAAAGAGACAGAAGCCCAGCAGCAGACTTCCTCCAg GTTGGTTGGATTGTCCTGCATTTGGACAGGAGATAGGTTGTATTATTCCTTCAAAGGTTCCATTGGATGAAACTTTCAACGATTGTGTTCTTCCGGGCAAAAGATACTCGTTTAGGCAAGTCCTCCATCAACAGAGAGTTTTAGGAAGAAAA CTTGGTATGGTGATTGATCTCACCAATACAACTCGATACTACTCATTGTCAGATTGGAGGAAAGAAGGCATCAAGCATGTAAAG ATTCAATGCAGAGGCCGTGGTTCTGTACCTGACAGTGAGTCAGTAAATTTATTTGTCTATGag GTTTCACAATTTCTTGCCCGTCAGAAACATGCAAAGAAGCATATTCTTGTCCATTGCACACATGGGCATAATCGCACTGGGTTTATGATCGTTCATTATCTTATGCGTACGCTGTCGATATCTGTCAGCCAG GCAATTAAAATTTTTTCTGATGCTCGTCCTCCTGGGATCTATAAGCCTGACTATATCGATGCCTTATATGCCTTCTATCATGAGAAAAAACCTGAAATGGTTGTTTGTCCTCCAACACCTGAGTGGAAAAGATCTTCTGAGCTTGATTTGAATGGCGATGCTATGCCGGATGACGATGATGATGGAGGTCCTGAGGCTTCTTTGATT GACAATCGTGAAGCACAAGTAGTAATGTCAAATGATGACGTTTTGGGAGATGCAATCCCACAAGATCAGCAAAATTATTTACGACAGTTCTGTTATCAAGCACTGAAAATGACCCCAGGG GGTAGAGGCCCACAATTTCCTGGCTCACATCCAGTCTCTCTTGACAG GGACAACTTGCAGTTATTAAGGCAGCGTTACTACTATGCCACATGGAAGGCTGATGGGACACGGTATATGATGCTGATCACGATGGATGGTTGTTTCTTAGTTGATAGGCATTTCAACTTCCGGAGGGTTCAGATGAGATTTCCGTGCAGACACACTAATGAA GGTTTAGCCGAAAAGACCCACCACTTCACTTTACTTGATGGAGAGATGGTAATTGATACTTTGCCTGACACACACAAGCAGGAAAGGAGATACCTAATTTATGATATGATGGCCCTGAACCATGTGTCTGTCATTGAG CGGCCCTTTTATGAACGGTGGAGAATGATCGACAAAGAAGTGATTGGGCCAAGGAATTATGAACGTCAACATATATACCAGAGTAGAAACCCTTACTATAGATATGAGTTGGAGCCTTTCAGG GTGAGGAGGAAGGATTTTCTTCTGCTCTCTACTGTCACAAAGCTTCTCAAAGAATTTATCCCAAAGCTTTCACATGAAGCTGATGGTCTTATTTTTCAG GGTTGGGATGATCCTTATGTTCCTCGCACGCACGAGGGTCTCTTGAAGTGGAAATACCCTGAAATGAACTCGGTTGACTTCCTGTTTGAG GTGGTCGAGGATCGTGGGTTGCTTTATCTACACGAACGAGGGAAGAAGAAACCAATGGACGGGAATAGAGTTGTTTTCCCAG ACGGTTCTGATCCGTCAGATTACTCTGGTAAAATAATAGAGTGCTCTTTTGATGCCATTAACGAAACATGGGTGTGGATGAGGACCAGAGTCGATAAAGCAACTCCGAATGATTACAACACGTACAGAAAG GTGATGAGAAGTATTACTGACAACATCACCGAAGAAGTGTTGTTGAATGAGATCGCTGAGATTATTGAACTACCAATGTATGCGGATAGGATACAGAGTGATAGCAAAGCTCATGTACGACGCAGATGA